Below is a genomic region from Vanessa tameamea isolate UH-Manoa-2023 chromosome 14, ilVanTame1 primary haplotype, whole genome shotgun sequence.
GACAGAGATCAAATTCAGGATTTATTTTCTTGTTCAGTTTTGGCAGCCGCTTAGTGTCCTTATTTGGTTTGTCTTTTGCTTGGAAAATAGGTGAACGGTAATCGTCGTGAGGATAGAGAAAGCCCTCGTAAAATTCATCCGGACGTTGGCATTGAAATGCACGTGCGTTTGATTACAATGAAGAAGGTAAACCTCTGATTATGCACGAAACACTACGGGCGTCTAATAAGTTACAACGAAAGCACATGGCGGTtttctcttaataatatttagtcattGTTTAACAAGATACTCGATTTAATAAGCCGAAGGCTCCCTTAGTATTTGTTACTGAAAATTCCTtaacatgtaaattaaaaaaaaagaacattttaaagataTCTCAGcaaaaaactaaatcaaaagGTACTTTGCGTATTTATTTCCAATTATGATTTACAATGCTAATGTCATgtaggttaaaatatatatatatatttattaagtttttctgttTATTACGTTTACTATGAAAAAGGAGCATCACTCAAGTTTTGATATTTCACTACTGCATTTTCATTTTCCACAATGTATATTACTGTTGTACAATGTATGTATTACCTTtccttgtttaaaattatttcgtattacgttctatattctattccaaccataataggagaaaagccaaataaacatttgacagcaaattgacgcgatattattggccgagagcttgattaatctatagtATTCACTATGCATTTacgaaaaaattgcatttttaacATCGACGAAATAttattggaagtaaaattaaaatggatataaataGGGTAACTACCTATATCCACtaattattacacttaactaagtgtaatagttatattacaaggtggtccgacgacctggtgaaggtcgcgggaagtCGCTGGTTGTgagctgcacaagaccggtcgttgtggcgatctttgggggaggcctatgtccagcagtgaacGTATTTCAGCTGAGAGATGATGagataaataaagacattttaatcataaactcttggCACAATATAgctagctgagttattagcaaatagcTTGAAATTCGTAAATCTAAgtttgttttatctttatttctagtTCCATTGGAATAGGTATCCAACCCacagcagctcgaattatcgacgatcaagccctttccgatctgcttgatcctttggctttgcgtagagatgttggatcactctgcatcttctaccgaatttttcacggggaatgttccgaggaattgtttggattaatcccggctgctgaatttcaccttcggacatctcgtcaaaattccaagtttcacCCGTACCACCTAGATATCCAAAAACCCACAACAGCgcaatttttaagatattttctgcctggcacaaccactctgtggaaccagctttcgccggcggtttttccgaaccgatacgacttgggaaccttaaagaaaagagcgtactcattccttaaaggccggcaaagcatctgcaagccccccggtattGCAGCTGTCCGGTgcatagtcactttccatcagatgagcctcctgctcgtttgccacctatcatatatataaaaaaaaaaaataagctataGCTTTTGCACTTGTTTAGAGAAACAGGCCACCTGCCATACTTGTAAAACCCCGTCGCACACATCTGGGCCACGTAGTgctttttatactattttttaatatagacgaCCCCTGCGAACTTTAGCAGAAGCTTTAGGCATTGTTTATCTTCATCTCTACTCCTTCGAATGGGATAGGTTCTTGTTACTAtagtaaactaaataaattgtacattgtacattttattaataaacttgttCAAGTATTTGGCAAATAAAAGactgattaatttttattctttattgacattaatattcaaaagtggttttatattataaatacaaaaatggtTTTCCTTAGTCGGAAAAGAAGACAAATCttacattttctatatttatatctaaaggTCGTCCTAATTTTTGAACCTAAaaaactagtaaataatatacatcacaccaatggttaattttgaattaacgcgaaaaggaaaaaaataataataatcgcaaGGTATGATTTAACCAATCACAAACGACGATACTGACGAAATAACTATACACATCTAGGGGTAATAAAGACTACATTTTAATACAGTCAAAgagttattcaataattaaaaaataatatgcgaCGCCTTCCCTCGGCCGCCTAAGAGGAACTACATATTCTAAAGTCAAATACTGTgactctaaaaatattaaaaaatcttatccaACCGGTCCAGCTCCGTCTTTCGCCAAAGCAACGCTTCGCGCCTTTCCCTGTCAATCAGCTTAAAATACATTACGACTAATTACAATGTATAGATTATACTCTAACTCtagctattttttaaattctacttCAATTAGCTCTGGACTATAATTACTGTAGTTTTGGACAGATCGATTAatgtcacaaaaataataattttatagcgcatgtgacacaaatatatatgttaaatatagtGCGGTACACAAAATATACCTCCACCGGAGGAACGCGTGTCGATGGTCGCTATTGCGAGTGCTCAACTTATTATTGCATTGTAATCTCACTtaaaattgatacaaatatacagttttgtatattttcatatcGAAAATAACTTTCATTTCCATAAATGTTTATCAGACAcctgaatgtttattttaaattagaactcTCTACGCATTGTCAAATTGATTTCGCCTCAAATGTTTGATTTTTGTTTGACATAATTATTCAGAATTATCCTCCTTCTTCACTACTTTGTTATcgcctgaaaataaataaatatgtattaataactaactaatatattaataaataactaattaagataataaatattgtcttaattattaatgttagaaTTCTAAcagagtttttattatatagtagcAGTAGGAATTGTAACGAAAGATATAACGACTGaggaagcaataatatataaaagataagttGGTATGTTTTAGTGGGCTTGCCTCAGGTATTTAGAAAAACGTCAATTGATAAAGTTCAAGTGaactattgtataaaatacaattaatgacATTGGATGATTGTACGATTACGTAGATTTACACTCGTTTTATTAGACATATGTAATTGGTCGTAAGTGGGCTTAGACTATATAAATGTGTTTGAACATGTAATTAATGCCTTTAAGATAGATAATTTTTCCTTGTGCGATACAATAAATCTTAGTAGAAAGCACAACTGTGcgcttttttatgtatgtaatatatacacatatatataatttctttcaACTTTCAATGAGTTtaagatttacatatatgtgattaattattgtttatttcgttaatatttattgtgtaatgtaatgtaatttgctaagataatttcaaaatgtaatattgatttttagtgTGACATTGTAtttactgttggttgtcctactaaaataaataaattaacactacccaaaaagtttcattaatttgtttacatattatatttgtagctTTTTTCAAGTCTAAGATATAAAAATGTGAGTGCCTACCATTAGGCGTGTCGGGGTCCTGGTCAGTGTTGGAGCGCCTGCGCTTGCGCGGGAACTTCCAGTTGCCCGCCGCGTGCTTCACCTTCGGTAGCGGCTCCATGTCCAAGACCTGCGGTaatgtataacaaaaatacGTCTTgtgttgttaataattgtaatttattacattatgcatacaaaatatttactatacctAGAcccctttataatattttattatattatgtgaaatCTATGTAACACATCATATAAActacaattatgtaaaaaataagtaatatttttaataaaaagtaaaatggcaacaattttatttgaaaaataaatttgaaataaaataaaataaaattttattttaaatttattctgatattatatatattctgataTTCTGATGACTAATTAGTCagtttaaattagttaattaattactttcaaaGTGAAACAAATTTTTGTATCGATTTAGTTtcctttaacttaaaataatcatatttcatcataaaaatgacaaaaataataatatgaacaatGACAaaattccaatcgaagaatgaaaaaaatgattaataatttattatttatagcacaACGCCATTTCACTTAACAACTTTTaccaactttaattttacttccaaagttaaAGGCaacgtcgacattcaaaacgccaataTTGCAAAAactcataattaatatcaaatattattcaagttcTGGACTACtgatatcgcgttaattcgatgtcaaattttgtttatttgacttttatcctcttgtggttggaatagactatatatattttagtatgacTGACATATTAGTGACAACACGAGTAACAATTTAGTGTTAGGAAAGGGTGAGCACATCAACGaaaattatcagttttttttactaGTCCAATTAATTAAGTCACTGGATTTATCGAAACGTCTTCAATAAATCTTACTATATTTTCTACAATACCTTGTGTATCTGTCTGAAGGCAATTTGTCTGAGGAACTGCTGAGCTGATGCCGTTAAGTCTTCACGTTTCTGTGGCGGTAAGTTTCCGAGAGCATCCTGCAATGTACATTAATACAATTGAAATCAAATGCACTTTGCTATTCAATTTTGTAGTCAATATTCGATATTATCATTGTACTGTTTGTAGGTTATGTATATTAGTGTAGTATACTCACGACGAGGTCCTTCTCACAGGGGTCGCGCAGGCCGGGCCCGTGGTCCAGCAGCAGGCCGCCCGCCGCTGCCTCCATGACGCGGCGCAGCGCCTCGCCCGGCGACAGCGCGCCTCCCGCAGACTGCATCACTCCTGACACCAGCAATTCCATCGCCTGCACACACGACTCAAGCTTTATTGCTTTCTACacgagttatatatttatttcttatatatcgTTCGTATATGTAAAAACGACTTTTTtcgagtaaaaaataatataagtgttAATTTAACGTGCAATTGCTTCGATACGGACGAACCCTGCTTATCAGACGATAATATTTTGTACTCACGTATGGATTTAGAGGTGTCCAGTTAGGTATCCGCCGGCAGAGGTCGCGCATGATGCGGATGATGATGACACAGGACTGCAGACTGGCCGCCCTAGCCTGCATGTCAGCATACTGGTCAGCGGTCTCGCTCACCACACACACGCGCCACACACGCTCTTAGTTCTCACTCACACCGCGGGCCGCGACCCGCTTATTACAACGTGAGGACCAACTGCGTTTCCCTTACTTGCCCTCGGCGTAGCTAGGCAGTCCTCACAATGGCAGGTGTTATATGAATCGAGTAGACGCTTGTTGGATTCGAATCCAAATCTAAGATAGTCTAATGcactatattatatgttttaagttAATGATATTCGAGTCTAACCGATTCCAcctgacattatttttttacggtgTCGTTCATTCCAAAATGTTAtgcgatttaaataaaacctatcGTATGACCGATGATTATTAAAATCCTAGCTACGCCCCCGACCCCATCGGCTATCAGAGTGCTAGGAAACGCAGCTTCGCTCCTACGACGAGCACTTGTAGCCACATGTTCAAGGGAGCGGAATAGTTATAGCAAGTTTTTTCAACTAAAATAAAGGCTACtctgaatgataaaaaaaaataaacatgtgaCTAAAAAATACGTGCGCACTCCCTTTGTCTAATTAGTTCATTGTAgtcagtttataaataaagtggtcaaaaattgtaataaataattttgttaattctttttttttcttgtaaaatacgaatttaaatttCCAAATAATTTTAGGAGCAGCATCTAAAGCAACGTCATCTAGCTATCCACAATCGtcgtctataaataatttaaattaccaaTGCTGCCCCACCCTCTTAGCAAAAAGATTATTCAGAAAATTATAAGAATGAACAAAAATGACATAGCTCTGCAAGGTATTCATGAATCGAGTTGACCAAGTCGTCAGCAGTAGGGGAGTGCGCACACGTTGTAATGTGGGCGAATGTACCTGGAACCACTTGGCGTGCCGAAGGGCGGCCAACGCGTCCAAACACTTCTGCCGCGGGAGCACGTCCTTGTCGTCTCGCTTTATGTCGCCACCCTCTAGCGACAACAATACAAAGGGTGTTTGACCATCGAGGTATCGACGAAAACGGGACAAACGAGTCCCTGTTGGCCCGCAACCGTCCGCCGCATTCGCTTCCGCGGTTTGCGTCGAATCGAACGAGACGGACTCCAgtgaatatgtaattttttaagagATAAGTATAGTGTAAATGGAGCCGACAGGGACGAAGATCGTTTACTCCGTTTCAGTAGATATAATATACCACTGCGGAGGTCGACGCACGTGATATATAGGGAGATGATCAAAAATCCTTTTCTTCTCGCTGCTTACCCTACTCACACCTAAAAATAAGCATTCGACACAGTGCCCGGCAAAGCCGGGCGGTAACTTTGaacaaattatctttatattaaacgataaatattattagaatatatataaagtgaagatataaaacataaattacatttcttATAATAGATAGTTTGTTCTGAGAGTTTGGGGAAAGGATGCGGATAGACGACTTCGACAACcggttacattaaattataaatggttACAGTAATATGGTGTTATATGTTAAAtggaaaaacattatttacatgttTCGAAGTGTTCGGGTGTATTTTAAGATGAGTTTTTACTAGAAGATTGGTAAAAAGGTATATCTAAAGCAAATTGAAAGGTAGTGTAATAAGTGCTGTGCAgtagtaaagtaaaatattattgcttaaTTCGAAGCAAAACTAATGTAATTAAAGATTTACtataaaaagcaattttattaagcgagaataattgataattttattttacattgaatgTACATAAATTGTTATTCTCTTCTTCCGAGTATTGTTTCACTATTCATCTGTTTATAAGCAagtgtttatatgtttatatggcACGTTCAGAGTGAGTGTATTAGCCCGAACATAACGAAACCGTCCCGCGTCGATCGCGAGCGAACCAGTTGTCGCTCATCGTGTGGAGGCAGGTAAACGTCTTGCTCACTAACCTGCGGGCTCGCGCATGATGGCGGATGTGAGGCTCACAAGTACGTTGACAGAGCCGTCTGATACAGACACCGCGCCTTCTGCCGGCAGGAGCTCCACTTTGTACTTAGGCTCCTCACTCGAACCCTGGAAACAagtcgaaatattttaaagtaccgataattaaaattagtttgaagtgtcaaaaaaatattttatttaaataaaatataaacagtacCGATGACACATGCGTGAGCGTTGTGAAGAATTATAAAGCTTacgtatttcaaattttttcattttcatcattttattataaatatgtaccacatattatgtatgttccTCAATGTACTTGCAAAATGTTTTGCccgaaaaattgtaaatattgtcaACCTTCTGCAAACATACCAATAATATCATACCTTGACTCTGGAGAGATGGTGCGGCAAGTCAGCCGCGACGCGTTTGAGCAGTGTGACGGTGGGGCGGTCGTGGCACAGTACGACGAGGCGCACGTCGCGGTCTCCGCGCAGGAGTAGCCCCTTGGCCAAAAGCCCCACGCGCATAACGCCCTTCAGTGCGCGCGCACCCGCTGTGCCCGGCCCCGGAGTTGCCGGAGACCCGCTCGGCGCCGCCTCACCCTCGCCCACGAACGAGAACCTACGCGAAAACACGTGTTATATGTGTGATAAGTACTGGTACGACATTTGTAGACGCGAACTACTCACAGCTGGTTATCTCGACCGTCCTCCTTCCCTTCgggtttttcttcttttttatcGTCCACTTTAGCCGCGACCTTTGCAGGTTGTCCCTGAAGAAGAGTCAccgttattgttttgttttgcaaatattttaaacctTGTAAAGATGGAAATACACATCTCACCTTGAGCTTGCCCTGATCGGCGAGTGCGTCAGAGAGCGACTTGAGCGCCTTCTCCGTATGCGAAACGGCGCGCTGGATGTCCTGCAGCTGCTGCTCAGGTGGGTATATGTCAGCGTGCTTGGCCAGCACGTGTCGGTCGTCCGAAGTCTCGGGCCGGCGACCGACAGGCCCGTATCCCATACCCATAGCCTGAgtgtacatataattacataaatgtgtgtttgtattataataaaagttaaatatttatattaaacccacgtgatgatgatggtgatgtgGTCCGCGCCACCAGTCTGCACCCTCCCAATACACGCGGTCGTCTTCTTCAACTCCCTGACATTatttacagatataaaaatactaactcCAACACAATGTTTTCTTGTACTAATAAATCTTAAAACGATTTTATgtgaaactatattttgatattactgATAGTGTTGATTTCTTCCTTTGAAATAACATGTTACACCTTTGATTTAATTATCTCTTGGCTTGCtttttttaagtcataaaaccatattatatttaagaagcaTAGACGTTTTGCGATACTAACATCGTGCATACGTCGTCGCGCCCACAGCTCGTCGCGTACGAGCATGCGTTGAGCTTTGGCCTCAGCTAGTTTGCGCTGGTGCATGGACGGCTTAACTTTAACTTCAAGGTCTGGCTGAACCTGTATATAATAcccaacaaattttaaatttatgcagGTTGTAAACATTCACAAAAAGGATAAAATATCAACAATCctcatttaaatttgtaatcatTGGAACTTCGGAACTCTTGGCAGCTTTAAGCTATCAGGCTCTACAAAGATCTCAAACCTTTTACTAAGTAATCATTGGATGATCTATCAACTCTTTgctctaaataataaatatctgatTCGGTGTTATTTGCTTACagagatataatattatggatGTACTTTCTGAAGAACATTTAATGTTCAGgctttaatttaagaatatatctCAATGTACTTTTCTGACCAATGTTGGTAATTGTTGTCAGTCCAGGCAGaacatataaaattagaatatatgtTAAAGTCAATCAAGAATATTCTTTTCAGGTCATACTCTACATACAGATTATACTTTAAAGACTACATTAATTTTACGTCACTAGTGACTCACTTTCTTTTTGTACTGAAGTCGATGACGGCGACCCTTCATGTGCATCTCTTTGGCGTTGGGGTCGTTGAACTTGCAATCACAAAGCTTACAGTTGAAACTGAGCGCCTTGCCGTCGTCCCCGCGGATCTCCTCAATGTAGTCCTGCCCCACGGGCTGCACCTCGGGCTCTGCGTCGGCATCGTCTTCCCGCTCGTCCTCCTTGTCGCCTGGCGGGCAGTCGGCGCTGCAGCCCACGGTGCTGAGGCCCCCGGACGCCACGAAAGCGATCTTTGGCGCTCCGGCGACGGTCTTTTTGGCTAGTGGATTTGGAAAAGTCAAATTTTCTCTCAAGTTTGAAATTGACACGTTCGTTTATCGACTTTTGGGCCTTTTTTACGAGATTATATTTCCTTGAAAATGACGTATTTTAGAAGTTCTGCTTCTACGCCATTGTCAGGTGTAAGATACACCTTtcatattttgaaacatttattatagtttttattatagaatgcACATTAAGCTTATCAGTACATTACActtttgaaacttattattttggAAGGCGATGTGCTTGAGATGCAGTAACGAAAATAAATGTACCGGTGCATAAAAAAGGCCCACACAACACACACTCCATATCTGTACCGAGTGTTTTTAAATTGATCCGATGAGAAAATTTGACTTAGCAAATCACAACTGCCGACCGCGCAATACAGATATGATACTGTGGCGTTCAGGGGAGTCAGCTCAGTGGCACATCGCAAATATGTTCTCCATTTGTAAACAAACATTTCTTATTTGGAGATCATATCCGGTATGAGTTTATACATctaatatactaatttatttgaaatcttgaagaaattattcaattataaacagaatattTTGTATCCTGTTTAAAATTGACGGTAGATTTCATAGAACGACAGAAAAGACGTACATGTCGTAACATTCGAAGGAAAATCGGCTAACTCGCAATGTGGTCACTAACCGGGCTGAAGCTTGACGGGCTCGGTGGAGGGGATGGGTTTCCCCAGCATGGTATGCAGTTTGACGACCTTTTGGTGCTTGATGCCACGTACGTGCGCCGCATACGCGTCGGCTCCCGTGCACGTGACGTCACACAGCTCGCAGCGCAAGGCCGAGGCGCCGCACGCGCGCgctccgccgccgccgccgcccgccgccgccaaCTTCACAGCCGCCTCCTTCTTTTTGTGTTTCTGTCCCTCCAGGTGCTCCTTGTAAGTCTGCGGGCCGGCGCACGAGATACGGCACACGTCGCAGTAGTGCAGTTGCTGTGCTTTGGGCGGAGGCTTGGGTCTCCGCCCGAGTCCAGCGCCGACACCACTCTTGTTGTAGTTCTTCCAGCCGCTGCGACCACCGCCGCTATGTTACGTCATTTTATCAACCGTTTCACCCGGTTCGGTTTATGTGTGCACATTTATGTGTGTACCCGAATATGGaggcattttaaaaaaaagcattactTTGATTAACGTTGATATCGTTGCACTGTGGTGGAATATCGTGAATGCATACACTGTAGCTTTAAAGtttagaaaagaaaattaacgaaaaattattgtatgtattaatCTCCGTAAAGCGTGTACGACAGTGTTTCataaaaacctaataaatatattaaggtatAAACAAGGCTTTACAAGGTTCGTGTCTAATCACACCGAACTTAACCTATAACCATGCTTTTTGAAGAATCCAAggaaatatattgtattctaTTTCTATCTTAAGCGGATAAATGAACATCTCCATAGTCGGGTCATCAACAAATAATCTATAAGAATTTTGCATATTGTAGTGATctcaatactattttatataattatttattaaaaaatattgatttaataatctTTGAAATGTGAATTCAATTACAATCAAACTTTAAATGCGCCTAAGAACGCTGTAATAAAACGATTTCTATAGAAACTAAACAGAAAAGATGACGAAGTTCAACTCACCCGCCTCCGCCCGTTTTGTTCTGCTGCGCCACATACATGGTCGCCGCGTTGTAGAGAGCTGTATCATAAGCAGAGGTGCCCCTGTTAGCCGTCTCTACAACAACATAGCGCGATCGcctctaaattttatattattcgattAATCAACTCTTTACTCAAGCTTGATactattttcttttaagaataatgtcagtatttatttgtttaataatttacatgaaTTTATAGGGCGAAATCGCGTAtggctgtatttttatattctatatggTGCTACTACACTGcagttataaaatgttataagacattattgaaaattcctttttttttcataaatttaaccAAACATTATCATGTTTCCATGTTATGTAACATtatgcattataa
It encodes:
- the Zn72d gene encoding zinc finger RNA-binding protein isoform X2, producing the protein MMAANNYFGFTHGGTQYGAATASAAYGGQTGYAVAPAATAATYGTQRAAATGYDTAYQAAAATQAAHAHAHAAAAAASAYDASKSAYYQQAAAAYPAAPPQPQPTYDATAKPAYSTPATYAQGARGSGGAKAAYGSVYSAPAPAASYPSQPYSAPAQPAKQTANRGTSAYDTALYNAATMYVAQQNKTGGGGGWKNYNKSGVGAGLGRRPKPPPKAQQLHYCDVCRISCAGPQTYKEHLEGQKHKKKEAAVKLAAAGGGGGGARACGASALRCELCDVTCTGADAYAAHVRGIKHQKVVKLHTMLGKPIPSTEPVKLQPAKKTVAGAPKIAFVASGGLSTVGCSADCPPGDKEDEREDDADAEPEVQPVGQDYIEEIRGDDGKALSFNCKLCDCKFNDPNAKEMHMKGRRHRLQYKKKVQPDLEVKVKPSMHQRKLAEAKAQRMLVRDELWARRRMHDGVEEDDRVYWEGADWWRGPHHHHHHAMGMGYGPVGRRPETSDDRHVLAKHADIYPPEQQLQDIQRAVSHTEKALKSLSDALADQGKLKGQPAKVAAKVDDKKEEKPEGKEDGRDNQLFSFVGEGEAAPSGSPATPGPGTAGARALKGVMRVGLLAKGLLLRGDRDVRLVVLCHDRPTVTLLKRVAADLPHHLSRVKGSSEEPKYKVELLPAEGAVSVSDGSVNVLVSLTSAIMREPAEGGDIKRDDKDVLPRQKCLDALAALRHAKWFQARAASLQSCVIIIRIMRDLCRRIPNWTPLNPYAMELLVSGVMQSAGGALSPGEALRRVMEAAAGGLLLDHGPGLRDPCEKDLVDALGNLPPQKREDLTASAQQFLRQIAFRQIHKVLDMEPLPKVKHAAGNWKFPRKRRRSNTDQDPDTPNGDNKVVKKEDNSE
- the Zn72d gene encoding zinc finger RNA-binding protein isoform X7; translation: MMAANNYFGFTHGGTQYGAATASAAYGGQTGYAVAPAATAATYGTQRAAATGYDTAYQAAAATQAAHAHAHAAAAAASAYDASKSAYYQQAAAAYPAAPPQPQPTYDATAKPAYSTPATYAQGARGSGGAKAAYGSVYSAPAPAASYPSQPYSAPAQPAKQTANRGTSAYDTALYNAATMYVAQQNKTGGGGGGGRSGWKNYNKSGVGAGLGRRPKPPPKAQQLHYCDVCRISCAGPQTYKEHLEGQKHKKKEAAVKLAAAGGGGGGARACGASALRCELCDVTCTGADAYAAHVRGIKHQKVVKLHTMLGKPIPSTEPVKLQPGDKEDEREDDADAEPEVQPVGQDYIEEIRGDDGKALSFNCKLCDCKFNDPNAKEMHMKGRRHRLQYKKKVQPDLEVKVKPSMHQRKLAEAKAQRMLVRDELWARRRMHDGVEEDDRVYWEGADWWRGPHHHHHHAMGMGYGPVGRRPETSDDRHVLAKHADIYPPEQQLQDIQRAVSHTEKALKSLSDALADQGKLKGQPAKVAAKVDDKKEEKPEGKEDGRDNQLFSFVGEGEAAPSGSPATPGPGTAGARALKGVMRVGLLAKGLLLRGDRDVRLVVLCHDRPTVTLLKRVAADLPHHLSRVKGSSEEPKYKVELLPAEGAVSVSDGSVNVLVSLTSAIMREPAEGGDIKRDDKDVLPRQKCLDALAALRHAKWFQARAASLQSCVIIIRIMRDLCRRIPNWTPLNPYAMELLVSGVMQSAGGALSPGEALRRVMEAAAGGLLLDHGPGLRDPCEKDLVDALGNLPPQKREDLTASAQQFLRQIAFRQIHKVLDMEPLPKVKHAAGNWKFPRKRRRSNTDQDPDTPNGDNKVVKKEDNSE
- the Zn72d gene encoding zinc finger RNA-binding protein isoform X1, which encodes MMAANNYFGFTHGGTQYGAATASAAYGGQTGYAVAPAATAATYGTQRAAATGYDTAYQAAAATQAAHAHAHAAAAAASAYDASKSAYYQQAAAAYPAAPPQPQPTYDATAKPAYSTPATYAQGARGSGGAKAAYGSVYSAPAPAASYPSQPYSAPAQPAKQTANRGTSAYDTALYNAATMYVAQQNKTGGGGGGGRSGWKNYNKSGVGAGLGRRPKPPPKAQQLHYCDVCRISCAGPQTYKEHLEGQKHKKKEAAVKLAAAGGGGGGARACGASALRCELCDVTCTGADAYAAHVRGIKHQKVVKLHTMLGKPIPSTEPVKLQPAKKTVAGAPKIAFVASGGLSTVGCSADCPPGDKEDEREDDADAEPEVQPVGQDYIEEIRGDDGKALSFNCKLCDCKFNDPNAKEMHMKGRRHRLQYKKKVQPDLEVKVKPSMHQRKLAEAKAQRMLVRDELWARRRMHDGVEEDDRVYWEGADWWRGPHHHHHHAMGMGYGPVGRRPETSDDRHVLAKHADIYPPEQQLQDIQRAVSHTEKALKSLSDALADQGKLKGQPAKVAAKVDDKKEEKPEGKEDGRDNQLFSFVGEGEAAPSGSPATPGPGTAGARALKGVMRVGLLAKGLLLRGDRDVRLVVLCHDRPTVTLLKRVAADLPHHLSRVKGSSEEPKYKVELLPAEGAVSVSDGSVNVLVSLTSAIMREPAEGGDIKRDDKDVLPRQKCLDALAALRHAKWFQARAASLQSCVIIIRIMRDLCRRIPNWTPLNPYAMELLVSGVMQSAGGALSPGEALRRVMEAAAGGLLLDHGPGLRDPCEKDLVDALGNLPPQKREDLTASAQQFLRQIAFRQIHKVLDMEPLPKVKHAAGNWKFPRKRRRSNTDQDPDTPNGDNKVVKKEDNSE
- the Zn72d gene encoding zinc finger RNA-binding protein isoform X5; this translates as MMAANNYFGFTHGGTQYGAATASAAYGGQTGYAVAPAATAATYGTQRAAATGYDTAYQAAAATQAAHAHAHAAAAAASAYDASKSAYYQQAAAAYPAAPPQPQPTYDATAKPAYSTPATYAQGARGSGGAKAAYGSVYSAPAPAASYPSQPYSAPAQPAKPLYNAATMYVAQQNKTGGGGGWKNYNKSGVGAGLGRRPKPPPKAQQLHYCDVCRISCAGPQTYKEHLEGQKHKKKEAAVKLAAAGGGGGGARACGASALRCELCDVTCTGADAYAAHVRGIKHQKVVKLHTMLGKPIPSTEPVKLQPAKKTVAGAPKIAFVASGGLSTVGCSADCPPGDKEDEREDDADAEPEVQPVGQDYIEEIRGDDGKALSFNCKLCDCKFNDPNAKEMHMKGRRHRLQYKKKVQPDLEVKVKPSMHQRKLAEAKAQRMLVRDELWARRRMHDGVEEDDRVYWEGADWWRGPHHHHHHAMGMGYGPVGRRPETSDDRHVLAKHADIYPPEQQLQDIQRAVSHTEKALKSLSDALADQGKLKGQPAKVAAKVDDKKEEKPEGKEDGRDNQLFSFVGEGEAAPSGSPATPGPGTAGARALKGVMRVGLLAKGLLLRGDRDVRLVVLCHDRPTVTLLKRVAADLPHHLSRVKGSSEEPKYKVELLPAEGAVSVSDGSVNVLVSLTSAIMREPAEGGDIKRDDKDVLPRQKCLDALAALRHAKWFQARAASLQSCVIIIRIMRDLCRRIPNWTPLNPYAMELLVSGVMQSAGGALSPGEALRRVMEAAAGGLLLDHGPGLRDPCEKDLVDALGNLPPQKREDLTASAQQFLRQIAFRQIHKVLDMEPLPKVKHAAGNWKFPRKRRRSNTDQDPDTPNGDNKVVKKEDNSE